A stretch of the Arachis stenosperma cultivar V10309 chromosome 6, arast.V10309.gnm1.PFL2, whole genome shotgun sequence genome encodes the following:
- the LOC130934226 gene encoding uncharacterized protein LOC130934226 yields the protein MANPRGECKAITLKSGKIVEETSPSQSDQEEEVAKEPEIKKEEKTSTPSSPKQVLKSYVPQAPYPQRLRKDGKDSQFSSFLEIFKKLQINIPFVEALCDLGASINLMSLAMMRRMRIEEAKPARMTLQLADRTFKFPHGMVEDLLVKVEEFIFPADFVVLDMEEEANTLIILGRPFLATAGAIIDIQKGKLVLRLHEENMVFNVFKAMS from the exons ATGGCTAACCCAAGGGGAGAGTGCAAAGCTATAACACTAAAAAGTGGAAAAATTGTAGAAGAAACATCCCCAAGTCAAAGCGaccaagaagaagaagttgcAAAGGAACCTGAGatcaagaaggaagaaaagacCTCTACACCATCCTCACCAAAGCAAGTTCTGAAGTCTTATGTGCCACAAGCACCCTATCCACAAAGGCTGAGGAAGGATGGGAAAGACAGCCAGTTCTCTAGTTTCCTAGAAATCTTCAAGAAGCTCCAGATCAATATACCCTTTGTTGAG GCATTATGTGATCtcggagcaagcataaatctcatgtctttggccatgatgAGAAGAATGAGAATAGAAGAAGCCAAGCCAGCAAGAATGACACTTCAATTGGCTGACAGAACATTTAAATTCCCCCATGGTATGGTGGAAGATCTATTGGTGAAAGTGGAGGAATTCATCTTTCCAGCTGATTTTGTTGTGCTTGACATGGAGGAAGAAGCCAACACATTAATCATCCTAGGAAGGCCATTCCTAGCTACTGCTGGAGCTATAATTGATATTCAAAAAGGGAAGCTAGTCTTGAGATTACATGAAGAGAATATGGTTTTCAATGTCTTCAAGGCAATGAGCTAA